One Leisingera sp. M658 genomic window carries:
- a CDS encoding glycosyltransferase family 4 protein, with product MAKTDANTVEVIAPNFKRRLSGVTSTIVRLVPLQRQQIAIATAGSGLPGGMPHLSVLQLLFMKRNGPAGARVWHARRNVEMLGGLALKYLLGKRLKLLFTSASQRHHSGYTKWLISNMDRVIATSAKGAAYLQNPVQVVHHGINTEEFSPPADKAALRRELCLPQDAILIGCYGRIRAQKGTDVFVDAMLEVMKAHPQAVGLVMGRATEKHVAFEKELRAKVEAAGLSGRLLFPPEVPVWEVSRWYQALDLYVAPQRWEGFGLTPLEAMSCGVPAVATRVGAFEELIAPGETGLLIDAGETRQMVEAINKVLSTEGRLDAWSEAARRHAITNFALEKEAGTLVAIYREMLEH from the coding sequence ATGGCAAAAACTGACGCCAATACGGTTGAGGTCATCGCGCCGAATTTCAAGCGCCGCCTGTCCGGCGTCACCTCTACCATCGTGCGGCTGGTGCCGCTTCAGCGCCAGCAAATCGCCATTGCCACCGCCGGCAGCGGCCTGCCCGGCGGCATGCCGCATCTGTCGGTGCTGCAGCTCTTGTTCATGAAACGCAACGGCCCGGCCGGCGCCCGCGTTTGGCACGCCCGGCGCAATGTCGAAATGCTCGGCGGGCTGGCGTTGAAATACCTGCTGGGCAAGCGGCTGAAACTGTTGTTCACCTCCGCTTCCCAGCGTCATCACTCCGGTTACACCAAGTGGCTGATTTCCAACATGGACCGGGTGATCGCAACTTCCGCCAAAGGAGCCGCCTATCTGCAGAACCCGGTGCAGGTGGTGCATCACGGGATCAATACCGAAGAATTTTCCCCGCCCGCTGACAAAGCCGCGTTGCGGCGTGAACTGTGCCTGCCTCAGGATGCAATCCTGATCGGTTGCTACGGCCGCATCCGGGCGCAGAAAGGCACGGACGTCTTTGTCGATGCCATGCTGGAGGTGATGAAAGCGCATCCCCAAGCGGTAGGCCTGGTCATGGGCCGCGCCACCGAAAAGCATGTGGCGTTTGAGAAGGAGCTGCGCGCCAAGGTAGAGGCCGCAGGTCTGTCCGGCCGCCTGCTGTTCCCGCCTGAGGTGCCGGTCTGGGAAGTTTCCCGCTGGTATCAGGCGCTGGATCTCTATGTGGCACCGCAACGCTGGGAGGGGTTTGGCCTGACCCCTTTGGAAGCCATGTCTTGCGGGGTGCCTGCAGTTGCCACCCGCGTTGGCGCCTTTGAAGAGCTGATCGCACCGGGTGAAACCGGCCTTCTGATCGACGCAGGCGAGACCCGGCAGATGGTGGAGGCGATCAATAAGGTGTTGTCCACCGAAGGACGGCTGGACGCCTGGTCAGAGGCGGCACGCAGGCACGCAATTACTAATTTCGCGCTGGAAAAGGAGGCCGGTACGCTGGTCGCGATCTACCGCGAGATGCTGGAGCATTAG
- a CDS encoding 3-deoxy-D-manno-octulosonic acid transferase: MSSDSPARPTLLYSLYCGASALIAPFAWRKVAGKLRDYGLPEARVRERLGHASLPRPAGQLIWFHAASVGESLSVLTLIKRMGEQAPDAEFLITSGTPTSAELIAKRMPPRCRHQFPPLDTTSAVDRFLAHWRPDLGVFVESELWPQMLVRARKGGCPLVLLNARLSDRSVEGWKKRPETARYILGQFDLLVTQNAKTASNLQAMGANPKRVRPGSNLKAVSAPLPVDRDSLEKLRRNIGERPVWIASSTHEGEEETVLEAHKALLKKHPDLCLLLAPRHPERGDAAEALVKGAGLSCARRSKGVMPGTATQVYLADTLGEVGTWYALSPLVFLGGSLREIGGHNPFEPMQAGATVITGTGHYNFAETYAELTALGAAAEVRSAAELTDQVATWLEQPQTFQAACDAARQFISRQSDQLDKTVDALLAVLPRDGGHDGKN, translated from the coding sequence ATGTCCAGTGACTCGCCCGCGCGGCCAACGCTGCTTTACTCCCTTTATTGCGGCGCCAGCGCGCTGATAGCACCCTTTGCCTGGCGCAAGGTGGCAGGCAAGCTGCGTGATTACGGCCTGCCGGAGGCGCGCGTGCGCGAACGCCTTGGCCACGCCTCCCTGCCCCGCCCCGCCGGGCAGCTGATCTGGTTCCACGCCGCCTCGGTCGGCGAGAGCCTGTCGGTGCTCACGCTCATCAAGCGGATGGGAGAACAGGCGCCGGACGCGGAATTTCTGATCACTTCCGGCACGCCAACGTCTGCCGAGCTGATTGCCAAACGGATGCCGCCGCGCTGCCGTCATCAGTTCCCGCCGCTGGACACAACCTCGGCGGTGGACCGGTTTCTGGCGCACTGGCGCCCCGATCTGGGGGTGTTTGTCGAAAGCGAACTGTGGCCGCAAATGCTGGTGCGGGCGCGCAAGGGCGGCTGCCCGCTGGTGCTGCTGAATGCGCGGCTGTCGGACCGGTCTGTGGAAGGCTGGAAGAAACGCCCGGAAACGGCGCGCTACATCCTGGGGCAATTCGATCTGCTGGTGACGCAAAATGCAAAAACCGCATCAAACCTGCAGGCGATGGGCGCCAACCCCAAGCGCGTCCGCCCCGGCAGCAACCTCAAGGCCGTCTCAGCGCCGCTGCCGGTCGACCGGGACAGCCTTGAAAAGCTGCGTAGAAACATCGGTGAACGCCCGGTCTGGATCGCGTCCTCGACCCACGAGGGCGAGGAAGAGACCGTGCTGGAGGCACATAAGGCGCTGCTGAAGAAGCACCCGGACCTCTGCCTGCTGCTTGCTCCCCGCCACCCCGAGCGCGGCGATGCGGCAGAAGCTCTGGTGAAGGGCGCAGGCCTGTCCTGCGCACGGCGCAGCAAGGGCGTCATGCCCGGGACTGCCACCCAGGTCTATCTGGCGGACACTCTGGGCGAGGTTGGCACCTGGTATGCCCTCAGCCCGCTGGTTTTCCTGGGCGGCTCCCTGCGTGAAATCGGCGGCCACAACCCGTTTGAGCCGATGCAGGCGGGCGCCACTGTGATCACCGGCACCGGACATTACAATTTCGCCGAAACCTATGCCGAACTGACCGCGCTTGGCGCCGCGGCTGAGGTGCGGTCCGCGGCAGAGTTGACCGATCAGGTTGCCACCTGGCTGGAACAGCCGCAGACCTTCCAGGCTGCCTGTGATGCCGCCCGGCAATTCATCTCCCGCCAGTCGGATCAATTGGACAAGACGGTGGACGCCCTGCTGGCGGTTCTGCCCCGCGATGGAGGCCATGATGGCAAAAACTGA
- the moaA gene encoding GTP 3',8-cyclase MoaA: MTAPLIDPFARAITYLRVSVTDRCDFRCVYCMSENMTFLPKKDLLTLEELDRLCSTFIRLGVEKLRITGGEPLVRRGIMTFFQSMSRHLDTGALKELTLTTNGSQLSKYADDLYAAGVRRVNISLDTLDEQKFADVTRWGRLPQVLKGIDAAQKAGLKVKLNAVALKGFNEEELPAITAWCAERGLDLTWIEVMPMGEDIGAMERIGQYWSLKDVRAEYENHYTVTDLAERTGGPARYVRLEETGQKIGFITPLSHNFCESCNRVRVTCTGEIYTCLGQEGKADLRAPLRANEEGTGVLEAAIRAAIGDKPRGHDFDYSRQEAGGQMSRHMSHTGG, encoded by the coding sequence ATGACAGCTCCGCTTATTGATCCCTTCGCCCGCGCAATCACTTATCTGCGTGTCTCGGTCACCGACCGCTGCGACTTCCGCTGCGTCTATTGCATGTCCGAGAATATGACCTTTTTGCCCAAGAAGGATCTGCTGACGCTGGAGGAGCTGGACCGGCTGTGTTCCACCTTCATCCGGCTCGGCGTTGAGAAGCTCAGGATCACCGGCGGTGAGCCGCTGGTCCGGCGCGGCATCATGACTTTCTTCCAGTCGATGAGCCGCCATCTGGACACCGGCGCCCTGAAGGAGCTGACGCTGACCACCAATGGCTCGCAGCTGTCGAAATACGCCGATGACCTTTATGCCGCCGGGGTGCGCCGGGTGAATATCTCGCTCGACACGCTGGACGAACAGAAATTCGCCGATGTCACCCGCTGGGGCCGCCTGCCGCAGGTGCTGAAAGGGATTGATGCCGCGCAGAAGGCAGGCCTCAAGGTCAAGCTCAACGCCGTGGCGCTGAAAGGCTTCAACGAAGAAGAACTGCCCGCGATCACCGCATGGTGCGCCGAACGCGGCCTCGACCTAACATGGATTGAGGTCATGCCGATGGGCGAGGACATCGGCGCCATGGAGCGCATCGGCCAGTATTGGTCGCTGAAAGACGTGCGTGCGGAATACGAAAACCACTATACCGTCACCGATCTGGCTGAGCGCACCGGCGGTCCGGCGCGATATGTGCGGCTGGAGGAAACCGGCCAGAAGATCGGCTTCATCACCCCGCTGTCCCATAACTTCTGCGAAAGCTGCAACCGGGTGCGGGTGACCTGCACCGGTGAAATTTACACCTGCCTGGGCCAAGAGGGCAAAGCTGACCTGCGCGCGCCCCTGCGCGCAAACGAGGAAGGCACCGGCGTCTTGGAGGCCGCGATCCGCGCCGCCATCGGCGACAAGCCCCGCGGCCATGACTTTGACTATTCCCGGCAGGAGGCCGGCGGCCAGATGTCCCGCCACATGAGCCACACCGGCGGCTGA